In Rosa chinensis cultivar Old Blush chromosome 1, RchiOBHm-V2, whole genome shotgun sequence, a genomic segment contains:
- the LOC112181735 gene encoding DNA-directed RNA polymerase V subunit 5C isoform X2: MAAVVLDDAVSGGGGGGRAGCMTSHDVVGGGSLESYRYYVSRRTVMEMLNDRGYNVADSDLTRSLTGFRTAFGQNPDLDRLTICASLRSNSKNKIMVIFCGTDEIRKASVRAIYANLLNKDISSLMLVLQSKMNSYARKELENYPYKVETFHPKYEILSAEEKKHLLRKFKLEDKKLPLMLETDAFARYYGLEKGQVVKITYRGGAVGALKTYRCIV; encoded by the exons atggctgCCGTGGTGTTGGACGACGCCGTTTCGGGTGGCGGTGGAGGAGGCCGGGCGGGATGCATGACGAGCCACGACGTCGTCGGTGGAGGGAGCTTGGAGAGCTACAGGTACTACGTGTCTCGTCGTACGGTGATGGAGATGCTGAACGACCGAGGCTATAACGTCGCCGACTCGGACCTCACTCGCTCGCTCACTGGGTTCCGTACCGCGTTCGGCCAAAACCCTGACCTCGACCGCCTCACCATCTGCGCCTCTCTCCGCTCCAATTCCAAGAACAAG ATTATGGTCATCTTCTGTGGAACTGATGAAATCAGAAAGGCGAGTGTTCGTGCCATTTATGCTAACCTCCTGAACAAAGATATAAGCTCTCTGATGCTTGTCCTGCAAAGTAAAATGAACTCCTATGCTCGAAAAGAACTGGAAAACTATCCTTAcaaagttgaaactttccac CCAAAGTATGAGATACTTTCTGCTGAAGAAAAGAAACATCTGCTAAGGAAGTTCAAGTTGGAAGACAAGAAG CTCCCTCTCATGCTGGAAACCGATGCATTTGCACGCTACTATGGATTGGAGAAGGGACAGGTGGTAAAGATTACTTACCGTGGTGGAGCTGTTGGTGCCCTCAAAACTTACCGTTGCATTGTCTGA
- the LOC112181735 gene encoding DNA-directed RNA polymerase V subunit 5C isoform X1, translated as MAAVVLDDAVSGGGGGGRAGCMTSHDVVGGGSLESYRYYVSRRTVMEMLNDRGYNVADSDLTRSLTGFRTAFGQNPDLDRLTICASLRSNSKNKIMVIFCGTDEIRKASVRAIYANLLNKDISSLMLVLQSKMNSYARKELENYPYKVETFHISELLVNVTNHVLQPKYEILSAEEKKHLLRKFKLEDKKLPLMLETDAFARYYGLEKGQVVKITYRGGAVGALKTYRCIV; from the exons atggctgCCGTGGTGTTGGACGACGCCGTTTCGGGTGGCGGTGGAGGAGGCCGGGCGGGATGCATGACGAGCCACGACGTCGTCGGTGGAGGGAGCTTGGAGAGCTACAGGTACTACGTGTCTCGTCGTACGGTGATGGAGATGCTGAACGACCGAGGCTATAACGTCGCCGACTCGGACCTCACTCGCTCGCTCACTGGGTTCCGTACCGCGTTCGGCCAAAACCCTGACCTCGACCGCCTCACCATCTGCGCCTCTCTCCGCTCCAATTCCAAGAACAAG ATTATGGTCATCTTCTGTGGAACTGATGAAATCAGAAAGGCGAGTGTTCGTGCCATTTATGCTAACCTCCTGAACAAAGATATAAGCTCTCTGATGCTTGTCCTGCAAAGTAAAATGAACTCCTATGCTCGAAAAGAACTGGAAAACTATCCTTAcaaagttgaaactttccac ATCTCTGAACTGCTGGTCAATGTCACAAACCATGTTTTACAGCCAAAGTATGAGATACTTTCTGCTGAAGAAAAGAAACATCTGCTAAGGAAGTTCAAGTTGGAAGACAAGAAG CTCCCTCTCATGCTGGAAACCGATGCATTTGCACGCTACTATGGATTGGAGAAGGGACAGGTGGTAAAGATTACTTACCGTGGTGGAGCTGTTGGTGCCCTCAAAACTTACCGTTGCATTGTCTGA